One window from the genome of Papilio machaon chromosome 6, ilPapMach1.1, whole genome shotgun sequence encodes:
- the LOC106716515 gene encoding histidine-rich glycoprotein-like, whose protein sequence is MVWKFTILVVFAVDCFGHDDAVSHQSVVLYSGHHGALSHFGHHAPEHHEEYAWSYPLYDFSYKVEDPHTHDYKGHQETKDGDKVKGMYWLIQPDGLKRTVKYYVDKDSGFQAEVEYSDPYHTPEHYEGHHPISEVYNVVQHHPSQHHDESDYVKNHYNHIFTLFGVALAVSGHDHPAVSEYKVYIHHPVHHGHHGKLSHVGSHVPEHHEEYAKSYPSYEYSYQVDDPHTHDHKGQEETRHGDVVKGMYWLIQPDGLKRTVKYHADKHSGFKAHVEYSDPSHHDHHDEHKEHHHLPVSKQYVSIHHEPDHHHEDNHEEHHEEDHHMPEHHEHEDHEPEHHDEEHHEPEHEEPKHHEPEHHKHGHHNLVHYEVKHYVHHEPHHEPEHHEHEHHEPEHHEHEHHEPEHHEHEDHEPKHHEDDHHEPEHYEIKYYVHHEPHHHEDEHHEIEHHEPEHYKPDHHDHEYFVHEHHPEPVHKHHVIEYYDRSHDHHKYHGHHHDNGHRVHHKHHHHDEHHHHGYKN, encoded by the exons GCTTGGTCATATCCGTTATATGACTTCTCGTACAAAGTCGAAGATCCACATACACACGACTACAAGGGACACCAAGAAACCAAAGACGGAGACAAGGTCAAAGGGATGTACTGGTTGATACAACCTGACGGCCTTAAACGAACGGTCAAATATTATGTTGACAAAGACAGTGG atttcaaGCTGAAGTTGAATATTCAGACCCATATCACACGCCTGAACATTACGAAGGCCATCATCCAATATCTGAAGTATACAACGTGGTCCAACATCATCCCTCGCAACATCATGACGAAAGtgattatgttaaaaatcattataatcAT attttcACATTGTTCGGTGTCGCATTAGCGGTGTCGGGTCATGATCACCCCGCGGTCTCTGAATACAAAGTGTATATCCACCATCCGGTACACCACGGCCACCACGGCAAGCTCTCACATGTCGGATCTCATGTCCCGGAGCATCATGAAGAATAC GCCAAGTCGTATCCGTCATATGAGTACTCGTACCAAGTTGATGATCCCCACACACATGATCATAAAGGCCAAGAGGAAACCAGGCATGGCGACGTCGTGAAGGGCATGTACTGGCTCATCCAACCAGATGGCCTTAAACGTACTGTCAAGTATCACGCAGATAAACACAGCGg ATTTAAAGCCCACGTTGAATATTCGGACCCAAGTCACCATGATCACCACGATGAACATAAAGAACATCACCACCTTCCTGTGTCGAAGCAGTATGTCTCTATTCACCATGAACCTGATCATCATCATGAAGATAACCATGAGGAACACCATGAAGAAGACCACCACATGCCGGAACATCACGAACATGAAGATCATGAACCTGAACACCATGATGAAGAACACCATGAGCCGGAACACGAGGAGCCAAAACACCACGAGCCAGAACATCATAAACATGGCCACCATAACCTAGTACATTATGAGGTGAAACACTACGTACACCACGAACCGCATCATGAGCCGGAACATCATGAACATGAACACCATGAGCCAGAACATCATGAACATGAACACCATGAGCCGGAACATCATGAACACGAAGACCATGAGCCGAAACATCATGAAGATGACCACCATGAGCCGGAACACTATGAGATTAAATACTACGTACACCATGAACCGCATCACCATGAAGATGAACACCATGAAATTGAACATCACGAACCAGAACATTACAAACCAGACCACCACGACCATGAATACTTTGTTCACGAACACCATCCTGAACCAGTACACAAACATCATGTTATTGAATATTACGACAGAAGTCATGACCACCACAAATATCACGGTCACCATCACGATAACGGACATCGTGTTCATCacaaacatcatcatcatgatGAACATCACCATCATGGTTATAAAAACTGA